Proteins encoded within one genomic window of Thalassophryne amazonica unplaced genomic scaffold, fThaAma1.1, whole genome shotgun sequence:
- the LOC117505714 gene encoding LOW QUALITY PROTEIN: membrane progesterone receptor epsilon-like (The sequence of the model RefSeq protein was modified relative to this genomic sequence to represent the inferred CDS: inserted 1 base in 1 codon; deleted 1 base in 1 codon): MLLRCGQTSLPLLRHTDVPPRVIENFILSGYRFPNYSLLDCLLSAFRPTNETGNFWTHFLPVFVFSYYFVEVFGWDGAPHGHQPFFYPLWTYFVGVFCLLMARSIAHLLNSMSLVAREVCFFVDYGTISTYTVGSSLAYYHYIHPQPVLTQPPGVHNGSLTSRDPRPAGPLPPHYATPKLAMFFQTFYIPCSCTVAIICVLSCCNTRQTWRQHRYLIRTLVFLLPFLVSSTPVFYRLLTESPYSSXSSSFAVSTSMPDLFYRHCLWLLLSALNITKVPERLAPGRFDIWGHSHQWFHCCNFLSILDELHMIQAEVRAILLCPARPLSPAHLPGPHRSVHLRVMFLLQTTIVSIIAWFSWRANQIYRPQQDKLAKEHPKKCH, encoded by the exons ATGCTGCTGAGGTGCGGTCAGACCTCCTTACCCCTGCTGAGGCACACCGACGTGCCCCCGCGTGTCATCGAGAACTTCATCCTGAGCGGGTACCGCTTCCCCAACTACAGCCTGCTGGACTGCCTGCTGTCGGCCTTCAGGCCCACCAACGAGACTGGGAACTTCTGGACCCACTTCCTGCCGGTCTTTGTCTTCTCCTATTACTTCGTGGAGGTGTTTGGCTGGGACGGCGCCCCGCACGGCCACCAGCCCTTCTTCTACCCGCTCTGGACCTACTTCGTGGGCGTCTTCTGCCTGCTGATGGCGCGCAGCATCGCACACCTGCTCAACTCCATGTCCCTGGTGGCCCGGGAGGTCTGCTTCTTTGTGGACTACGGCACCATCAGCACCTACACCGTGGGCTCCTCGCTGGCTTATTACCACTACATCCACCCTCAGCCGGTCCTGACCCAGCCCCCCGGGGTCCACAACGGCTCCCTGACCAGTCGGGACCCGAGGCCTGCCGGACCTCTCCCGCCGCACTATGCAACCCCAAAACTGGCCATGTTCTTCCAGACCTTCTACATTCCATGCTCATGCACGGTAGCGATTATTTGCGTGCTGTCATGCTGCAACACGCGGCAGACGTGGCGGCAGCACCGTTACCTCATCCGCACACTGGTCTTCCTGCTACCGTTCCTCGTCTCGTCCACGCCCGTCTTCTATCGCCTTCTCACCGAGTCACCTTACTCGT CGTCCTCCTCCTTCGCCGTCTCCACCTCCATGCCCGACTTGTTCTACCGCCACTGCCTCTGGCTGCTGCTGTCAGCACTCAACATCACAAAGGTTCCTGAGCGCCTGGCGCCAGGACGCTTTGACATCTGGGGCCACAGTCACCAGTGGTTCCACTGCTGCAACTTCCTGTCCATTctcgacgagctgcacatgatccagGCTGAGGTCAGGGCCATCCTGCTATGCCCAGCACGTCCGCTGAGCCCCGCTCACCTCCCAGGACCCCACCGCAGCGTCCACCTACGGGTGATGTTCCTCCTGCAGACCACCATCGTTTCCATCATTGCGTGGTTCTCC TGGCGGGCCAACCAGATCTACAGACCTCAGCAGGACAAGCTGGCAAAGGAGCACCCCAAAAAGTGTCATTGA